The nucleotide window CTTGGGCACCGGCGTGGCGTGCGCCTCCGGCGCGGCCCCCGTCGGCGCGGTCACGTACCCGCCGGCCTGGATGATCCGGTCGAAGGCGGTCCGGTCGACCACCAGGTCCTTGACGACCGGGAAGGCGGCCGCCCGCCACGGCTCGATGTCGATCGTGTCGCCGTCCTGGAAGGACCGCATGTGCAGCTGGCAGGTGGTCGTGCGCTCGGGCCCGTGCGCGTCGCCGTTGATGACGAGCGAGCACGCGCCGCAGATGCCCTCGCGGCAGTCGTGGTCGAAGGCGACCGGGTCGTCCCCCCGGAGGATGAGCTCCTCGTTGAGGGTGTCCAGCATCTCCAGGAAGGACATGTCGGCCGAGATGCCGTCCACTTCGTACGTGGACATGGCTCCGTCGGCGTCGGCGTTCCGCTGCCGCCAGACGCGCAGGGTGAGCTTCATGCGTAGCTCCGCTGGGTGGGGTGGACGTACTCGAAGACGAGGTCTTCCTTGTGCAGGACGGGCGCGCCACCGGTGTCGGTGAACTCCCAGGCGGCCGCGTAGGAGAACTCCTCGTCGCGGCGGGCCGCCTCGCCGTCCGGGGTCTGGGACTCCTCGCGGAAGTGGCCGCCGCAGGACTCCTCGCGGTGCAGCGCGTCGAGGCACATCAGCTCGGCGAGCTCCAGGTAGTCGACGATCCGGTTGGCCTTCTCCAGCGACTGGTTGAACTCCTCGCCGGTGCCGGGGACCTTGATGCGCCGCCAGAACTCCTCGCGGATCTGCGGGATGCGCTCCAGGGCCTTGCGCAGCCCCGAGTCCGTACGGGCCATGCCGCAGAACTCCCACATCAGCTCGCCGAGTTCGCGGTGGAAGGAGTCGGGGGTGCGGTCGCCGTCGACGGCGAGGAGCAGCCGCAGCCGGTCCTCGGTGTCGGCCAGCACCTCCTGGACGGCGGGGTGTTCGTCGTTCACGTCCTCGTCGCCGGAGCGGTGCGGGTTGCGGGCGAGGTAGTCGTTGATCGTGGACGGCAGGACGAAGTAGCCGTCGGCGAGACCCTGCATGAGCGCGGAGGCGCCGAGCCGGTTCGCCCCGTGGTCGGAGAAGTTGGCCTCGCCGATCGCGAACAGGCCGGGGACGGTGGTCTGGAGGTCGTAGTCGACCCAGAGTCCGCCCATCGTGTAGTGCACGGCGGGGTAGATCCGCATGGGCACGGTGTACGGGTCCTCGGCGGTGATCCGCGCGTACATGTCGAAGAGGTTGCCGTACTTCTCCTCGACGGCCTTGCGGCCCATGCGCCGGATGGCGTCCGCGAAGTCGAGGTAGACGCCCTGTCCGCCGGGGCCCACTCCCCTGCCCTCGTCGCAGACGTTCTTCGCGGCCCGGGAGGCGATGTCACGGGGGACGAGGTTGCCGAAGGCCGGGTAGATGCGCTCCAGGTAGTAGTCGCGCTCGTCCTCGGGGATCTCGTTCGCCGGGCGGTCGTCGCCCTTGGCCTTCGGGACCCAGATCCGGCCGTCGTTGCGCAGCGACTCGCTCATCAGGGTCAGCTTGGACTGGTGCTCGCCGGTGCGCGGGATGCAGGTGGGGTGGATCTGCGTGAAGCAGGGGTTGGCGAAGTACGCGCCGCGCCGGTGGGCCCGCCAGATCGCGGTGGCGTTGGAGTTCATGGCGTTGGTCGACAGGTAGAAGACGTTGCCGTACCCGCCGCTCGCGAGGACCACGGCGTCCGCGTAGTACGTGCCGATCCTCCCGGTGACCAGGTCGCGGGCCACGATGCCGCGCGCCCGTCCGTCGACCACGATCAGGTCGAGCATCTCGGTGCGGGCGTGCATCTCGATGTTCCCGGCCGCGATCTGCCTGCTGAGGGCCTGGTAGGCGCCGAGCAGGAGCTGCTGGCCCGTCTGGCCGCGGGCGTAGAAGGTGCGGGACACCTGGACGCCGCCGAAGGAACGGGTGTCGAGGAGGCCGCCGTACTCGCGGGCGAAGGGCACGCCCTGGGCGACGCACTGGTCGATGATCTCCACCGAGATCTGGGCGAGCCGGTGGACGTTCGACTCGCGCGCCCGGAAGTCGCCGCCCTTGACGGTGTCGTAGAACAGGCGGTGCACCGAGTCGCCGTCGTTGCGGTAGTTCTTCGCGGCGTTGATGCCGCCCTGGGCGGCGATGGAGTGGGCCCGGCGCGGGGAGTCCTGGTAGCAGAACTGCACGACGTGGTAGCCCTGTTCGGCGAGCGTGGCGCCGGCGGCGCCGCCCGCGAGCCCGGTGCCGACGACGATCACGGTGTGTTTGCGGCGGTTCGCGGGGTTGACCAGTCTGGCCTCGAAGCGGCGGGTGTCCCAGCGCTCGTTCACCGGCCCCCGCGGGGCCTTGGTGTCGACGACCGGCTCACCGGTCGTGTACTCGGCGAACGTCCCGTACGCGGCGGATCCAGAGGTCGTGTCGGTTTCAGGGGTCATATCAGCTCACCACTCCGGTCATCACACCTACGGGTACGGCGATGAAGCCCGCCGTCAGCACCAGCGCGAGCACGTCGGCGACGGTCTTCAAGGCCCGGTCGCGGGTGCGGCTGCCCACGCCGAGGGTCTGTGCCGCGCTCCAGAAGCCGTGCCGGACGTGCAGGCCGAGCGCGAGCATCGCGACGATGTAGACGACGTTGCCGTACCAGGTGGAGAAGGTGTCGATGACGTTCTGGTACGGGTGCCCGGACTGGAAGCCGTTCGGGTGCACGGTGCCGGTCGTCAGGTCCAGGATGTGCCAGACGATGAACAGGCCGAGGATGATCCCGCCCCAGCGCATGGTGCGCGTCGCGTAACCGGCCCGGGGCTTCTTGTGCACGTACTTCGTGGGGCGCGCCCGGAGGTCGCGGCGGCTGAGCTGGTAGGCGGACACGGCGTGCGCGACGACGGCGACGACCAGGACCACGCGGACGATCCACAGCGCCCACTCGTGGTGCAGGAAGGGCTCGCCGAGGGTGCGCAGCCAGTGCGCGTAGTGGTTGAAGTCGCCCGAGCCGAAGAAGATCTTGAGGTTGCCCAGCATGTGGACGACCAGGTACCCCAGCATGATCAGGCCGCTGACGGCCATCACGGTCTTCTTGCCGACGGACGAGTCCCACATGGTGCGCGTCATGGACGGTTTTCGGTCCGTCCGCGTTGCCAGAGCCATGTGATCGACATTACGGCCGATCCGGCCGATCGGTCCAAGACATGGTACGGCTGGTTTCCATAGGCACTGTCTATCATCGGCGTACGATGACGGGATGCAGTTCCAGCAGCTCCAGTACTTCGTGGCGGTCGCCGAGACCCGGCACTTCACCCGGGCCGCCGATCTGGTCCATGTCGCCCAGCCGTCGCTCTCCCAGCAGATCAAGGCGCTGGAGCGGGAGCTGGGGGCCGACCTGTTCCTGCGGGCGCGCGGGAACATCACGCTCACCGACGCCGGGGAGGCCCTGCTGCCACTGGCCCGGCGCATCCTCGCGGACGCGGACACCGCCCGGTACGAGGTGCAGGAGCTGGTCCAGCTGCGCAGCGGGCGGGTCCGGCTGGGCGCGACCCCGAGTCTGTGCACGGGGCTGCTGCCGGACGTGCTGCGCGCCTTCCACGACCGGTACCCGGGGATCAGGCTGCTGATCGAGGAGGGGGGCTCCCACGACCTCGTACGGGAGCTGGCCCGCGGGGCGCTCGATCTGGCCCTCGTGGTCCTGCCGCTGCCGACGCCGTCGCCCGCGCTGACCACGGTGGAGGTGCTGCGGGAGGACCTGGTCGTGGTGTCCTCGCCGGAGGCGCCGGCGCCGGGGCGTGGCCGGCGGACCGTGGACATCCCGGATCTGGAGGGGGAACGGCTGGTGATGTTCCGGCACGGGTACGACCTGCGGGAGCTGACCGTCGCCGCGTGCCGCTCCGCGGGGTTCGAGCCGGACTTCGCGGTGGAGGGCGGGGAGATGGACGCCGTCCTGGGGTTCGTGCGGGCGGGTCTCGGGGTGGCCGTGGTGCCGCGGATGGTGGCGACCCGGTCGGGGCGGGGCCTGCGGGTGACGCCGCTCGCCCGGCCCGGTCTCGCCCGGACCATCGCGCTGGCGCACCGCAGTGACGTGGCTCCGCCCCGGGCGGCCCGCGAGCTGCAGCGGATGCTGCTGGAACGGTGAGCTCCGCTTCGGCTGCCGCTCCCTGGAGCACCGTCGTGGCATGGCGCCGCGCGGGGGTGCGGGCCCGCTGTGGCCGGCCGCGCAGTTCCCCGCGCCCCTGCTGACGAAAGATCAGGGCGAAGCCCGTCTTCCAGGGGCGCGGGGAACTGCGCGATCAGCCCCCACGCACCCGCACCCCTGAACCGCACCGCACCCGACAGACCCGGCCCAGCGGAGCGCAAGGGCGGTCAGCCCGTCGCGTCCACCAGGGCCAGGTCGTGGAGCCGGTCCGGCGGCCCGGGGCGGGCGTAGTACCAGCCCTGAGCCGTGTCGCAGCCGAGGATCCGCAGCTGCTCCGCCTGCGCCCCCGTCTCCACCCCCTCGACCGTGACCGCGAGGTCCAGGCTGTGGGCGAGCGACACGATCCCCTCGACGATCTTGAGGTCGACCGGATCGGCGGGAAACTGCTGCATGCCCTGCGTGAAGGACCGGTCGAGCTTGAGGATGCTCACCGGCAGCCGCCGCAGGTTGGCGAGGTTCGAGTACCCCGTGCCGAAGTCGTCGAGCGCGATGTCGACGCCCATCTCGGCGAGCCGCCGCAACGGCTTGAGCAGGTCGTCGTCGGCGCCGATCAGCGCCGACTCGGTGACCTCCAGGCAGAGCGCGTTCGGTTCGAGACCGGCGCGCTCCAGGATGTCGACCGTGTCGGAGACCAGACCGGGATGGGTCAGCTGGCACGGCGAGAGGTTGACGTTGATGCGCAGCGGGCCCGCGCCGGAGTGACGTTCCTGCCAGACGCGGGCCTGACGGACCGACTGCTCCAGGACCCACCGGCCCAGCGGCACGATCAGGCCGGTGTGCTCGGCGAGCGGGATGAACCGGTCGGGGCCGAGCACGCCGTGCTGCGGGTGCAGCCAGCGCACCAGGGCCTCGGCACCGTGCACACTGCCGTCGCCGAGGTGGACGAGCGGCTGGTACTCGATGAAGAACTCGCCCCGCTCCAGTGCGGCGGGCAGCGCCGTGGTGAGCCCGTGCCGGGTGATGGCACGGGCGTCGGCCTCGGCGTCGGCCAGCTCGTACCGGTTGCCGCCCGCCGACTTGGCGCGGTACATCGTGATGTCGGCGCTGCGCAGCACCTCCGCCGGCCCGCGCTCGCCCACCGGGCCCTCGACGATCCCGATGCTGCCGCGGACCGTCAGGTCCCGGCCGTCGATGCGCACCGGGGTCACCAGGGCGTTCATGATGCGGTCGGCGAGCGCGTCGACCTCGCTCTCGGTATCGGGCCCGGTCGTCAGGGCCACGAACTCGTCGCCGCCGAGCCGGGCCACCATCTCGCCGGGCGCGGTCGCGCAGGACTGCAGCCGGTCGGCGACCTCGACGAGCAGCCGGTCCCCCGCCGCGTGCCCGAGGCTGTCGTTGATGGTCTTGAAGCCGTCGAGGTCGAGGTAGCAGAGGCCGAAGCGCATGCCGTCGCCCGCCGCGAGGGCCTTGTCGAGCCGCTCGAAGAACAGGGTGCGGTTGGGCAGCCCGGTGAGCGCGTCGTGCGTCGCCTCGTACCGCAGCCGGAGATTGAGCAGCCTGCGCTCGGTGGTGTCCTCCATGAGGGCGAGCTGGAACTGCGGGCGCCCGTCCGCGTCGCGCAGCAGCGAGACGGTGAGGTTGGTCCACAGCACCGTTCCGTCGGGCCGGTAGAAGGCCTTCTCGACGTGGTAGTGCTCGCGGTCGCCGCTCACCAGTTCCTCGTAGAGCCGCCAGACCTGGGGGGCGTCCTCGGGGTGGGTCCAGTCGGTGACGTTGCGTCCGCGCACCGACTGCTCGGTGCCGCCGAACATACGCAGCAGGGCGTTGTTCACCTGCAGGACGTTGCCGTCGAGATCGGCGACGGCGATGCCTATGGCCGCACCCTCGAAGACCGCGCGGAAGCGCGCCTCGGTGGCGTGCAGGGCGTCCGCGACGATGCCCTGGGCCTGGAGGGCGGCGCGCGCGATGTTCTCCTGCTCGGCCAGCGTCCGCTCCCGCAGCGCCCGCGCGAATCCGGCGGCCATGGCGTGCTGCAGCCGCGCCGAGCGGGCGCGCAGGTCGTCCCGCGGCCCGTCCCCGCCGCAGTAGAGCACCAGGTAGGCGTCGACGCAGTCGAGCGTGGCGCTGAGCGCCTCGGGCTCGGTGCAGTGCGCCCCGATGAGGGCAGCGCCGACGGCCTGTCCCTCGGCCGCCTCGAACGTCCTGGCCCGCAGCGCCTCGCTGAGCCGCCGGGCGAGCGGCACGAGGCGCTGCTCGAACTCGGGGCGGGTCAGCGACGTGGCGGTCACCGGGAAGACGGCCCGGCTCCAGATCGTCGCGAACCTGCGCAGTCTGTCCTCCGGCCCGTCCGGCTCGGCGCTCATGCCGTGCGCCCCACGCCCGCGAAACCCGAGAAGGAGTAAGGATCCTCGTCCTCGGACGCCGGGTCGGGCCGCCAGTCCGGCATCGGCACCAGTCCGGGTTCCACCATGTCGTACCCCTCGAAGAACCGCGCGATGTCGTCGCGCGAACGCATGATCAGCGGGTTTCGGATGTCCCTGTAGACGTCGACGGCGCCGCCGGCCCGCTCCTGGGAGAGCGGGATCCCCTCGTACGCGGCGTGCGTGACGACGAACAGGCTGCCGGGCGCCAGCGCGTCCCGCAGTTCCGCCACCGCCCCGTACGGGTCGTCCTCGTCCTCCACGAAGTGAAGTATGGCAACGAGGAGCAGCGCGACTGGCCGATTCAGGTCGATCAGCCGCCGCAGCCGCGGATTCGCCAGGATGTCCCCGGGCTTGCGGAGGTCACCGGCGACGACGTCGGCGTCCTCGTTGCCGGCCAGGACGGCCTCGCTGTGCGCGACGGCCACCGGATCGTGGTCGACGTAGACCACGCGGGCGCCGGGACGGGCGCTCTGGGCCACCTCGTGGACGTTGCCGAAGGTGGGGATTCCCGAGCCGATGTCCAGGAACTGCGTGATGCCCTCGTCGGCCGCGAAGCGCACGGCACGGCGCAGGAACGCCCGGTTCGCCTGCATGATCTTGGGGAGCCCCGGCATGAACTCCATGGCCCTGCGCGCGGCTTCCCTGTCGATCTCGAAGTTGTGCGATCCGCCCAGGTAGTAGTCGTAGATGCGGCTCACGCTGGGCACCGAGATGTCGATGCCACGCGGGGCCCAGGCGGGACGCTCCATCTGTCTCTCCAACGCGTAGACGATCCGGTGTTCGAGCAGAGGCTACTGATCGCCCGGCAATGGAGCGAGTGGAAACGGAAATTGACCGTCCGTTCAAGACCGCTGCCCGCGGCACGTGCCGGACGGGATGCCCAGCGAAATCGCCCCGAAGCGTTCCAAAGAGATCGGCGGGAATCGCGCAGAGTCACGAGGGGGCGCGACGGCGGCCGTTCGGATGTGAAAAAGCCGCTTCGCCCCCTCCGTGCGGCACGGAAGGGGCGAAACGGCGCTTGTCCGTACTCGTCCAGCTGTACGGGGCGGCTGCTTCGGGGTGACTACTTCGACTTGCCGAGCGGCTTGCCCTCGGGGGAGATGGCGTACCAAGTGCCGCCGACGCCCTGACCGTTGATGTCACCGGGCTTCTTGTCGCCCGCGAAGGTGTAGAGCGGCCAGCAGTCGATGCTCTGCTGCTTGAGCCCGTCCGGACGGTTCAGGACGACATAGCCGCGCCGGCCGTCGTTCTTGTTGGCGATGCCCTTGGTGTCGGTCGCGTCCACCGGCTCGACGACCGGCCACTTCTCGAGGCACGCGCCGACGCAGGCCGACTTCATCGGCCACGGGGTGTCCTTCTCGAAGCGGTAGACCGTCATGCCGTTCTTGTCGACGACGACCTCACCGAGCTCCGCGTCCTCGCGGGTCGACAGACCGGGCAGGTCGGCGGCGGCCGTGCCGCCGCCCGCCGCGGACGCCTTCTTGCCGGTGGGGGCGGACGCGTACCAGGTGCCGCCCACACCCTGGCCCTTGGTGTCACCGGCCTTGGTGTCCTTCGCGAACCGGTACTGCGGCCAGCCGTCGATGGTCAGCTGCTTCGTACCGTCGGTACGGGTGACCTCGCCGAGCAGGGACTTGTCGATACCGATCGGGGCGGCGGCGCCCGAGGCCGGGACCGGGGGCCAGGCCTCGGCGCAGTCGCCGTCACAGGCGGACTTCGGCGGTTCGGCCGTGTCCTTGTCGAAGCGGTACAGCGTCATGCCGGCGCTGTCCGTCACCACTTCACCGAGCTTGTCGGTGTCGGCCACGGCAAGCTGTCCGGCGCTCTGCGCCACCGTGCCCTGCCCTTCGGCGGCGGTCCCGGTGCTCGGGCTCGCCGCCGCGCCGTAGCCACCCGCCGCGGGCGCCGCGCCCACGTTCTGGGTGCCGGTCGAAGTGTCCGCCTTTTCCTGACCGCACGCCGTCGTCAGCACCAGCACTGCCGCAGCTGACGCTACGAGTGAGGCGCTCCGCCAGGAGGTCTTCATTGGTAACTCCCGCTGTCTGCTTAGGTGTCTGCGGCGCTGCTCAGCACCGCGTATGGCCCTAGGTACGGGCGGTGACGCGGTGAGTGTTCAAAGAGGGCACACATTTCTTTCCGGTAACGCCCGGGAGCGCTGTTCAGGACGGGTCCCGAGGGGCCCCCGGGACCCCGGGACCCCGGGACCCCGCACGGAGGATCGTCCGGGGCTGTTCGGCAACCGTGCGAGCCCCGTTGTCCCTCCTTCGGGGCAATTACACCGACATTCATCCATCCGACGGCACTCGGGCACCGATGATCGCGAGCGTGCCTGGACCACTGCGAACCACCGCTCCGCCGCTGCGATCCGCCCTCGTCGTACGGCTGCTGGCGCTCCTGACCCTGACCTGGATCGCGGGCGGCGCACCGGCCCCCGCGGCCGCCGACGCGTGCGCGTACGCCTCCACCGGCGCGGGCGGGGTCCATGCGGTGGCGGTGGCGGGCACCTGCCCGACCCCGCCCCCGACGCCCACACCGCCCTGCCCGTCCCCGACCCCTCCCCCGCCGAGCCCGACGCCGAAGCCCCCTCCCCCGCCGAAGCCCCCGCCGCCCCCGAAACCGGCCCCCAGGCCGACGCCCACACCGGCCCCGCCGCCGCCCGCGCGGCCCGCTCCCGCCCCGCCGGCCGTCGTGCCGGCCCCGCCGCCGAAGCCGCGGCCCGTCCCCGCCGCGCCCCGGCCGGCGCCGCCCGCGCCGCCCCCGGCGCCGGCTCCCAGCGCGCGGCCCGGTCCGTCGGCGACTCCGGTGAGTTATCCGCCGTACCGCATCAGGGCGCGCAGGGCCCCGCCCCGCGGCGGGCCGTCCCTGGTGTCGCTCACCCTGCTCATCACCGCGCCGGCGGTGCTCGCGGCCGCCGCGCTGCGCCCGCGCTGATCCTTTGGAGGACCCCTTGTCGGAATGGCTTGTTCTCGCCCTGGCGATGGCGGCCGCCGCCGTCGTCGTCCTCGTCGTCACCTTCGTGCGGCACCGCACGGTCTCCGAGGACGACGACCCCTCGGAGACGCCGGACGTCATCGAGTACATGACGATGATGATCGGCGTGGTGTACGCCATCGTGCTGGGCCTCGCCATCGCCGGGGTCTGGGAGGCGCGGGGCGTCGCCGAGGACCACGTCCAGACGGAGGCGCACGCGCTGCACGAGATCCACGAACGGGTCCGGGTCTACCCGCCCGATGTGCGCGACCGCATCCGGGCCGACGTGGACGCGTACGTCGACCACGTCGTCACCGTCGAGTGGAAGACCATGGCCGACGGCGGCCGGGTCACCGGGCAGGGCGAGAAGCTGCTGGACCGTATCCGCCACGACGTCACCGACTACGAGCCGCGGACGGACTTCGAGGCCCAGGCCTACCAGCCGCTCCTCGACCAGGTGACCGCGGCGGACACCGCGCGCACCGCCCGCGCCGACTCGGCGGCGCCGACCATGCCGGGCGTGGTGTGGTTCGGTCTGATCATCGGGGCCGTGGTGACCGTCGGGATGATCTTCGCCCTGCAGATCCGCCGCACCCTGCGGGAGGTGGTCCTGGCGGGCCTGTTCGCCGCGTTGATCGCCTTCCTGCTCTTCCTGATCTGGGACTTCGACGCTCCCTACAGCCGCGGGATCACGGCGACCACGGAACCGTTCCTCACGTACTTCCCCAAAGCCGGCGGGTGACGGACCCGCACCGGCGGACCGGGCCGGCAACCGGCCGGGGGGAGCGGGACGGGGGGCGGGTGCCACGCCGCGCCCGTCCCCCGTCCGCAGGAACGGGACAACCGGTTCGGCCCACACGGTTGCCCCATTCGCGCTACTGCGATCGCGCCGTCACCCGCACCTTCCTAGCGTTTCGGTCATCGAGGTGCATGGACGGCGCAGCGGAAAAGGTCCGCGGTCCGCTCCTCGGGGACCGGAGGACTGACCATGCGCGCGATACGCGTCGCCTCGGCCGCACTGCTGGGCATGACCGCCCTGGCCCTCGTCATGCCCGTCGCCGCCGCCGAGGGCGACGGCGACGGCGACGGCGGCACCGACCACGACATCACCTCGTTCGGTTTCGACGTCACCCCGTCGACCATCGCCGCGGGCGGCCGCGTCACGCTGTCGGTCGAGGGCTGCAGGAAGACCGCCGAGGTCACCTCCGGCGTCTTCGACACGGTGACGCTCCACAAGGGGCAGTCCACCGGCACGGCCACCGTCGACTGGGAGGCCCGGCCCGGCGCGGTGTACGACGTGACGTTCCGGTGCGGGCACGAATCCGGCCACACGGACCTCACCATCGCCGGCGGCCGTCCGGACGATCCGACGCACCCGCCCGCCCACCGGGGCGTCAAGGCGGGCGTCGGCGGCGCGGCCGGCGGCTTCGACCCGGGTGAGATCGGCCTGGGGGCGGCGCTCGTCGCCGGCTCGGTCGGCGCGGCGTACCGCTGGTCGCGCAGGCGGGCCGGCGAACACGGCGGCTGACGCACCGGACGGCCCTGCGCCCCGGGACCCGTGCGGGTCCGGGGCGCAGGGCCGTCCGGCGTGCGGTCCGGTCTCCGGTGGAGGGGCCCGTCCCGCGAGGGGGTGGGGCTCAGATCCTGCTCTCGGCGCGGCGGCGCATCCAGAACACCCCGCCGCCGACGAGCGCGAGCCCGACCAGCGCGCCGCCGATCGCCATGTCGGTCGGCGTGGCGCCGTCGGAGCTGCTGCCGCCCAGACCACCGCGGACACCGCCGATGACGGTGAAGGCGGCGGACTTCGTGAGCGCGGGCTTGCCGCTGCAGTGGACCGTGACGTCGTACGCGCCCGGGGTGGCCGAGCGGTTGACGGTCGTGGTCCCCTTCGACGTCTCGCTGTGGTTCCTGATCGGCGACAGAGAGGCCCGCGAGAACGCGTTGGACGTCATGTAGCCGCCGTCGGGGCACCCGTCGACGGTCACGGTCAGCTGGCCGCCCCGGGCGATGGCGCTGGGCATGGCGACGATGTTGCTCGAGGTGTCCCAGGCCGCGGCCTGGGGGGCGG belongs to Streptomyces sp. V3I8 and includes:
- a CDS encoding succinate dehydrogenase/fumarate reductase iron-sulfur subunit, which encodes MKLTLRVWRQRNADADGAMSTYEVDGISADMSFLEMLDTLNEELILRGDDPVAFDHDCREGICGACSLVINGDAHGPERTTTCQLHMRSFQDGDTIDIEPWRAAAFPVVKDLVVDRTAFDRIIQAGGYVTAPTGAAPEAHATPVPKPDADFAFEHAECIGCGACVAACPNGSASLFTSAKVNHLNVLPQGAPERETRVLDMVAQMDEEGFGGCTLAGECATACPKGIPLMSITGMNKEWLRATRKGSRR
- a CDS encoding fumarate reductase/succinate dehydrogenase flavoprotein subunit, coding for MTPETDTTSGSAAYGTFAEYTTGEPVVDTKAPRGPVNERWDTRRFEARLVNPANRRKHTVIVVGTGLAGGAAGATLAEQGYHVVQFCYQDSPRRAHSIAAQGGINAAKNYRNDGDSVHRLFYDTVKGGDFRARESNVHRLAQISVEIIDQCVAQGVPFAREYGGLLDTRSFGGVQVSRTFYARGQTGQQLLLGAYQALSRQIAAGNIEMHARTEMLDLIVVDGRARGIVARDLVTGRIGTYYADAVVLASGGYGNVFYLSTNAMNSNATAIWRAHRRGAYFANPCFTQIHPTCIPRTGEHQSKLTLMSESLRNDGRIWVPKAKGDDRPANEIPEDERDYYLERIYPAFGNLVPRDIASRAAKNVCDEGRGVGPGGQGVYLDFADAIRRMGRKAVEEKYGNLFDMYARITAEDPYTVPMRIYPAVHYTMGGLWVDYDLQTTVPGLFAIGEANFSDHGANRLGASALMQGLADGYFVLPSTINDYLARNPHRSGDEDVNDEHPAVQEVLADTEDRLRLLLAVDGDRTPDSFHRELGELMWEFCGMARTDSGLRKALERIPQIREEFWRRIKVPGTGEEFNQSLEKANRIVDYLELAELMCLDALHREESCGGHFREESQTPDGEAARRDEEFSYAAAWEFTDTGGAPVLHKEDLVFEYVHPTQRSYA
- a CDS encoding succinate dehydrogenase, whose amino-acid sequence is MTRTMWDSSVGKKTVMAVSGLIMLGYLVVHMLGNLKIFFGSGDFNHYAHWLRTLGEPFLHHEWALWIVRVVLVVAVVAHAVSAYQLSRRDLRARPTKYVHKKPRAGYATRTMRWGGIILGLFIVWHILDLTTGTVHPNGFQSGHPYQNVIDTFSTWYGNVVYIVAMLALGLHVRHGFWSAAQTLGVGSRTRDRALKTVADVLALVLTAGFIAVPVGVMTGVVS
- a CDS encoding LysR family transcriptional regulator, with the translated sequence MQFQQLQYFVAVAETRHFTRAADLVHVAQPSLSQQIKALERELGADLFLRARGNITLTDAGEALLPLARRILADADTARYEVQELVQLRSGRVRLGATPSLCTGLLPDVLRAFHDRYPGIRLLIEEGGSHDLVRELARGALDLALVVLPLPTPSPALTTVEVLREDLVVVSSPEAPAPGRGRRTVDIPDLEGERLVMFRHGYDLRELTVAACRSAGFEPDFAVEGGEMDAVLGFVRAGLGVAVVPRMVATRSGRGLRVTPLARPGLARTIALAHRSDVAPPRAARELQRMLLER
- a CDS encoding bifunctional diguanylate cyclase/phosphodiesterase, which encodes MSAEPDGPEDRLRRFATIWSRAVFPVTATSLTRPEFEQRLVPLARRLSEALRARTFEAAEGQAVGAALIGAHCTEPEALSATLDCVDAYLVLYCGGDGPRDDLRARSARLQHAMAAGFARALRERTLAEQENIARAALQAQGIVADALHATEARFRAVFEGAAIGIAVADLDGNVLQVNNALLRMFGGTEQSVRGRNVTDWTHPEDAPQVWRLYEELVSGDREHYHVEKAFYRPDGTVLWTNLTVSLLRDADGRPQFQLALMEDTTERRLLNLRLRYEATHDALTGLPNRTLFFERLDKALAAGDGMRFGLCYLDLDGFKTINDSLGHAAGDRLLVEVADRLQSCATAPGEMVARLGGDEFVALTTGPDTESEVDALADRIMNALVTPVRIDGRDLTVRGSIGIVEGPVGERGPAEVLRSADITMYRAKSAGGNRYELADAEADARAITRHGLTTALPAALERGEFFIEYQPLVHLGDGSVHGAEALVRWLHPQHGVLGPDRFIPLAEHTGLIVPLGRWVLEQSVRQARVWQERHSGAGPLRINVNLSPCQLTHPGLVSDTVDILERAGLEPNALCLEVTESALIGADDDLLKPLRRLAEMGVDIALDDFGTGYSNLANLRRLPVSILKLDRSFTQGMQQFPADPVDLKIVEGIVSLAHSLDLAVTVEGVETGAQAEQLRILGCDTAQGWYYARPGPPDRLHDLALVDATG
- a CDS encoding SAM-dependent methyltransferase; protein product: MERPAWAPRGIDISVPSVSRIYDYYLGGSHNFEIDREAARRAMEFMPGLPKIMQANRAFLRRAVRFAADEGITQFLDIGSGIPTFGNVHEVAQSARPGARVVYVDHDPVAVAHSEAVLAGNEDADVVAGDLRKPGDILANPRLRRLIDLNRPVALLLVAILHFVEDEDDPYGAVAELRDALAPGSLFVVTHAAYEGIPLSQERAGGAVDVYRDIRNPLIMRSRDDIARFFEGYDMVEPGLVPMPDWRPDPASEDEDPYSFSGFAGVGRTA
- a CDS encoding SCO0930 family lipoprotein; translation: MKTSWRSASLVASAAAVLVLTTACGQEKADTSTGTQNVGAAPAAGGYGAAASPSTGTAAEGQGTVAQSAGQLAVADTDKLGEVVTDSAGMTLYRFDKDTAEPPKSACDGDCAEAWPPVPASGAAAPIGIDKSLLGEVTRTDGTKQLTIDGWPQYRFAKDTKAGDTKGQGVGGTWYASAPTGKKASAAGGGTAAADLPGLSTREDAELGEVVVDKNGMTVYRFEKDTPWPMKSACVGACLEKWPVVEPVDATDTKGIANKNDGRRGYVVLNRPDGLKQQSIDCWPLYTFAGDKKPGDINGQGVGGTWYAISPEGKPLGKSK